ACCTCCAGCGCCGTGATCGAGGCCAAAGGCAGCAAGCACGTCACCGGCGCCCGTGTGGCCGCCATCGATGTGCAGGCGCACAAGGTCACCAGCCCCGGTGAAACCCTCGACTGCGACCTGATCGCCACCTCCGGCGGCTACAGCCCGGTGGTACACCTTGCCTCGCACCTGGGCGGCCGCCCGGTCTGGCGTGAAGACATCCTCGGCTTCGTGCCGGGCGATGCCCCGCAGAAGCGTGTGTGCGTCGGTGGCGTGAACGGCGTCTACGCCCTCGGTGACGTGATCGCCGACGGTTTCGAAGGCGGTGTTCGCGCCGCCACCGAGGCCGGCTTCAAGGCCAGCGTCGGCACCTTGCCGAAAACCCTGGCGCGCAAGGAAGAGGCCACCGTGGCGCTGTTCCAGGTGCCCCACGATAAAGGCACCGCCCGTGCGCCGAAGCAGTTCGTCGACCAACAGAATGACGTCACCGCCGCGGCCATCGAGCTGGCCACCCGCGAAGGCTTCGAGTCGGTCGAGCACGTCAAGCGCTACACCGCGCTGGGCTTCGGCACCGACCAGGGCAAACTGGGCAACATCAATGGCCTGGCCATCGCCGCCCGTTCGCTGGGGATAGGCATCCCGGAAATGGGCACCACCATGTTCCGCCCCAACTACACGCCGGTGACCTTCGGCGCGGTAGCGGGCCGGCACTGCGGCCACCTGTTCGAGCCGGTGCGCTTCACCGCGCTGCATGCCTGGCACATCAAGAACGGCGCCGAGTTCGAGGACGTCGGCCAATGGAAGCGCCCGTGGTACTTCCCCAAGCCCGGCGAAGACATCCACGCCGCCGTGGCCCGCGAATGCAAGGCCGTGCGTGACAGCGTCGGCCTGCTGGACGCCTCGACCCTGGGCAAGATCGATATCCAGGGCCCGGACGCCCGCGAGTTCCTCAACCGCATCTACAGCAACGCCTGGACCAAGCTCGACGTGGGCAAGGCCCGCTACGGCCTGATGTGCAAGGAAGACGGCATGGTCTTCGACGACGGCGTGACCGCTTGCGTCGGCGACAACCATTTCATCATGACCACCACCACCGGCGGCGCAGCCCGCGTGCTGCAGTGGCTGGAGCTGTACCACCAGACCGAATGGCCGGAAATGAAGGTGTACTTCACCTCGGTCACCGACCACTGGGCGACCATGACCCTGTCCGGCCCCAACAGCCGCAAGCTGTTGGCAGAGGTCAGCGACATCGACCTGGACAAGGACGGCTTCCCGTTCATGAGCTGGAAGGAAGGCCTGGTCGGCGGCGTGCCGGCGCGGGTGTTCCGCATCTCGTTCACCGGCGAGCTGTCGTACGAGATCAACGTGCAGGCCAACTACGCCATGGGCGTGCTGGAGCAGATCGTCGAGGCGGGCAAAAAGTACAACCTGACCCCGTACGGCACCGAAACCATGCACGTGCTGCGTGCCGAGAAGGGCTTCATCATCGTCGGCCAGGACACCGACGGCTCGATGACCCCGGACGACCTCAACATGAGCTGGTGCGTGGGCCGCAACAAGGCCTTCTCGTGGATCGGCCTGCGCGGCATGAACCGTGAAGACACCACCCGCGACAATCGCAAGCAGCTGGTGGGCCTCAAGCCTGTGGACCCGAACGTGTGGTTGCCGGAGGGCGCCCAGCTGGTGTTCGACCCCAAGCAGCCGATCCCGATGGACATGGTCGGCCACGTCACCTCCAGCTACGCGGCCAACTCCCTGGGCTATTCGTTCGCCATGGGCGTGGTCAAGGGCGGTCTCAAGCGCATGGGCGAGCGGGTGTATTCGCCGCAGGCCGATGGCAGCGTGATCGAGGCGGAAATCGTGTCCTCGGTGTTCTTCGATCCGAAGGGTGAGCGGCAGAACGTTTGATTCCGGGCCCTGTGGGTGCAGGCCAGGCCCTTCGCCGGCAAGCCGGCTCCCATAGGTTCGATGCAGTTCCTGAGGTCGACGCGGTCCCTGTGGGAGCTGGCTTGCCAGCGATGGGGCCAGCGCATCCATCCAGTTGCTGCATCGCTTCGACGAACACGAATTCAAGGCAGGTAAGAAATGAGCGCTATCAACGTCTTCCAGCAAAACCCCGGCGCCGACGCCAAGGCTCAGTCGCCACTGCACCACGCCGACCTGGCCAGCCTGGTCGGCAAGGGCCGCAAGAACGCAGGCGTGACCCTGCGCGAAAAGAAATTCCTCGGCCACCTGACCCTGCGTGGCGACGGCCATGACCAGGCCTTCGCCGGCGGCGTGCACAAGGCCCTTGGCCTGGAGCTGCCGGTGGCCCTGACGGTGGTCGCCAACAATGAGATGTCGCTGCAGTGGGTCGGCCCGGACGAGTGGCTGCTGATCGTCCCCGGCGGCCAGGAGTTCACTGTGGAGCAGAAGCTGCGCGATGCCCTCGACGGCCAGCACATCCAGGTGGTCAACGTCACCGGCGGGCAGACCCTGCTCGAGCTGCGCGGCCCCAACGTGCGCGACGTGCTGATGAAATCCACCAGCTATGATGTACACCCGAACAACTTCCCGGTCGGCAAGGCCGTCGGCACTGTGTTCGCCAAGTCGCAACTGGTGATCCGCCGCACCGCCGAGGACACCTGGGAGTTGGTGATTCGCCGCAGCTTCTCCGACTACTGGTGGCTGTGGCTGCAGGACGCATCGGCCGAGTACGGCCTGGCCATCGAAGCCTAAGGAGCAGCACCATGAGTCGGGCACCGGACACCTGGATTCTCACCGCCGACTGCCCGAGCATGCTCGGCACGGTCGATGTGGTGACGCGTCACCTCTACGAGCAGCGCTGCTACGTCACCGAGCACCACTCCTTCGATGACCGGCTTTCGGGGCGGTTCTTCATTCGTGTGGAGTTCCGCGCCGCGGACGGCTTCGACGAGGAGGGCTTCCGTGCCGGCCTCGCCGAACGCAGCGAAGCCTTCGGCATGGCCTTCGAGCTGACTGCGCCCAACCACCGCCCCAAGGTGGTGATCATGGTGTCCAAGGCCGACCATTGCCTGAACGACCTGCTGTACCGCCAGCGCATCGGCCAGTTGGCGATGGACGTGGTCGCGGTGGTGTCCAACCATCCCGACCTGGAGCCCCTGGCGCACTGGCACAAGATTCCCTACTACCACTTCGCCCTCGACCCCAACGACAAGCCGGCGCAGGAGCGCAAGGTGCTGCAGGTGATCGAGGAGAGCGGCGCCGAACTCGTCATCCTCGCCCGCTACATGCAAGTGCTGTCGCCGGAGCTGTGCCGGCGGCTGGATGGTTGGGCGATCAACATTCACCACTCGCTGCTGCCTGGGTTCAAGGGCGCCAAGCCGTATCACCAGGCCTACAACAAGGGCGTGAAGATGGTCGGCGCCACCGCGCACTACATCAACAACGACCTGGACGAAGGGCCGATCATCGCCCAGGGCGTGGAGGTGGTGGATCACAGCCACTACCCGGAAGACCTGATCGCCAAGGGGCGGGATATCGAGTGCCTGACCCTGGCGCGGGCGGTCGGCTATCACATCGAACGGCGGGTGTTCCTCAACGCCAATCGCACGGTCGTGCTCTGATAGATCGCCGGGGCTGCTGCGCAGCCCTTTCGCTGGCAAGCCAGCTCCCACAGGTTCTGCGCGGACACTGTGGGAGCTGGCTTGTCGTGGCGACGAACCGCAGCGAATGGGCCGCAAAGCGGCCCCAGGTTTTTGCGCCGCAAACAGGCATCCCCCTGTCGCATCCAGTCACCGCCCGATCCCCCATCAAGCCCACAATCCCTTCATTCCAGTAACACAGGCCGCCCACGGAAAGGCGGCGCTTTCCACCACCGCTGCATAAATACAAATCAAGCGAGGTAAGAGCATGTCTGGTAACCGTGGAGTGGTGTATCTCGGCGCGGGCAAGGTCGAGGTGCAGAAGATCGACTACCCCAAGATGCAGGACCCGCGCGGCAAGAAGATCGAGCACGGTGTCATCCTCAAGGTGGTCTCCACCAATATCTGCGGCTCCGACCAGCACATGGTCCGTGGCCGCACCACCGCCCAGGTCGGCCTGGTACTGGGCCACGAAATCACCGGTGAAATCGTCGAGATGGGGCGTGACGTCGAACGCCTGAAGATCGGCGACCTGGTGTCGGTGCCGTTCAACGTCGCCTGCGGCCGTTGCCGTTCGTGCAAAGAGATGCACACCGGTGTCTGCCTTACCGTCAACCCGGCCCGCGCCGGCGGCGCCTACGGCTATGTCGACATGGGCGACTGGACCGGCGGCCAGGCCGAATACGTGCTGGTGCCGTACGCCGACTTCAACCTGCTGAAACTGCCGGACCGCGACAAGGCCATGGAGAAGATCCGCGACCTGACCTGCCTGTCCGACATCCTCCCTACCGGTTACCACGGCGCCGTCACCGCAGGCGTTGGCCCAGGCAGCACCGTGTACGTCGCGGGAGCCGGCCCGGTCGGCCTGGCCGCCGCAGCGTCCGCCCGCCTGCTGGGCGCCGCCTGCGTGATCGTCGGCGACCTCAACCCGCTGCGCCTGGCCCACGCCAAGTCCCAGGGCTTCGAGGTGGTCGACCTGTCCAAGGACACCCCGCTGCACGAGCAGATCATCGATATCCTCGGCGAGCCGGAAGTGGACTGCGCGGTGGATGCCGTTGGCTTCGAGGCCCGTGGCCATGGCCATGAAGGCGCCAAGCACGAAGCACCGGCCACCGTGCTCAACTCGCTGATGCAAGTGACTCGGGTCGCCGGCAAGATCGGTATCCCGGGCCTGTACGTGACCGAAGACCCGGGCGCGGTGGATGCCGCCGCCAAGATCGGCGCACTGAGCATCCGCTTCGGCCTCGGCTGGGCCAAGTCACACAGCTTCCACACCGGGCAGACCCCGACTATGAAGTACAACCGCCAGCTGATGCAGGCGATCATGTGGGATCGCATCAACATTGCTGAGGTGGTGGGGGTGCAGGTGATCAGCCTGGATCAGGCGCCCGAGGGGTATGGCGAGTTTGATGCGGGGGTGCCGAAGAAGTTTGTGATTGATCCGCATAAGACGTTTAGTGCGGCTTGATAGAATGCACCAATGCCCCGTTTCGGGGCATTGGTTTTTTAGATGTTTAACGTACTGTTATGCAGGGCTGGTGGGAGTGTCAGTTAAGACTCCCCCAGTCTCAGTACTTGGTTTGCTTTTGAAATGTCACTCTGGAGTGATGGCTGAATAGCTCTTAACTCTAGCCAGTCACCTATGAAATTGTATTGTGCTCGCAAGAATTTCATTTGTGATTGAGCCGTTGTTTCGGCTTCACTGGCCCGATTGTAATGCGCTCTTTCACCCCTGTCTGAGCCGGTACTTCTCGCCATGGTTTTTTGAGCTGTTTCTACTTGTTTCTCTTGCGCGATGTATTGCTGGGCGTGTGCTCTTGAGTTGTATCGGTTGAATTTTTCGATTAACGCATTCGACTCATTAATTCCTTTGGATATGGCTTCTTTGTACTCTGTTCCCAGTTTGACTGGTTTGTTCGCGTTAAGCATGCGTTTCCCATTTTCTGTGAAAGACTCGAACAGCCTTCCCTGATCGATTCCAATGGGGTCCAGTAAATGCCCAAGGGGCCTTTTAATAACAACGTGACCGCTTGGATCAATGTTATTGATGGGGTCACCTGAGCAGTACATGTAGCTATTGATGCCGCCGCCACCGAATGGGCTTAGGTGGTCCGCCGAGATGAAACGCATTAATTGTGGGTTGAATACTCGATATCCGTTACCCAGCAGGTAGTGGCCAGTGTCTTCACGTAGTTGAGCGTTGAAACCTAAGGCAAGGGGCTTGGTTAATACTGCGGAGAAGCCTCCGTAAGGCGCATACGATAATCTACGTTCGTCCGACAGTTGGCGGTGGAGCAGAATGGATCCTTGCATGTCTGAAGCCAGCAAGCTGATGCCTGACTTGAGCTTGTATTGTTGTGCCATGTGAGCTCCGTCTGGAAGCAGGTTTTGCTCCACTCTGCGACGAAGGTTAGCCAAGTGACAACTGGCAAAAATATCAGGTCTGCGGAAACCTCCTACTGATTCTCGGGTTGTTTCTCACTGGATTCATGAGAGTGCAGGAAATATCCTGCGCGATCTGTCGATGCACGTCTGATTGTCCGAGGAAATCCTGCTCACTAGGCTCTCCCGGTCGCTGTCGGTTCAGCGATCGGGTGTGGAAACCCGGATACGCATTCTGGAACGTGTCGTCATGGCGGCTGTACGCGGGAGGCTTTATGCCTACCGGGTTTTCCTGAATGCATCCGGGTTTCCACCCCGTGTACAGCTGCCACCATTTTTGTGTGGAAACGAATGGTGCAGCATCACTGCATTCAGGTGACTGCCATGAAAAAAATCGTTCCCGACCCACCCGAAGACCTCCACGCCAAATTCCAGCTCCCACCCGGTCAATCCCTCTCCACCGCCATCCTCGAAGGCGCCGTGCCCATCGAGGAAGTGCTGATGAACGTCTGCCATTTCATGTTCATCGCCTATACCGACGGCTACCACGCCCAGGAACTGGCGACCGAAGGCGATCTGAAGCAGCTCCAGGCGTCGAGCCTGCAGCACCTGACCGTCGCCTGGGGGCAGGTCGATGCGTTGGTGGGGGCGTTGAAGCAGGTGCCTGCATCGGGGTTCTATCAGCCGGGTT
This sequence is a window from Pseudomonas maumuensis. Protein-coding genes within it:
- a CDS encoding sarcosine oxidase subunit alpha → MSQTYRLASGGRIDRSKVLNFTFNGKTYQGYAGDTLAAALLANGVDIVGRSFKYSRPRGIIAAGTEEPNAILQIGASEATQIPNVRATQQALYAGLVASSTNGWPNVNNDMMGIIGKVGGNMMPPGFYYKTFMYPKSFWMTYEKYIRKAAGLGRAPLQNDPDSYDYMNQHCDVLIVGAGPAGLAAALAAARSGARVILADEQEEFGGTLLDSRETLDGKPAADWVSAVVAELESLPEVTLLPRSTVNGYHDHNFLTIHERLTDHLGDRAPIGQVRQRVHRVRANRVVLAAGAHERPLVYGNNDLPGNMLAGAVSTYVRRYGVAPGRKLVLSTNNDHAYRAALDWHDAGLQVVAIADARHNPRGSLVEEARAKGIRILTSSAVIEAKGSKHVTGARVAAIDVQAHKVTSPGETLDCDLIATSGGYSPVVHLASHLGGRPVWREDILGFVPGDAPQKRVCVGGVNGVYALGDVIADGFEGGVRAATEAGFKASVGTLPKTLARKEEATVALFQVPHDKGTARAPKQFVDQQNDVTAAAIELATREGFESVEHVKRYTALGFGTDQGKLGNINGLAIAARSLGIGIPEMGTTMFRPNYTPVTFGAVAGRHCGHLFEPVRFTALHAWHIKNGAEFEDVGQWKRPWYFPKPGEDIHAAVARECKAVRDSVGLLDASTLGKIDIQGPDAREFLNRIYSNAWTKLDVGKARYGLMCKEDGMVFDDGVTACVGDNHFIMTTTTGGAARVLQWLELYHQTEWPEMKVYFTSVTDHWATMTLSGPNSRKLLAEVSDIDLDKDGFPFMSWKEGLVGGVPARVFRISFTGELSYEINVQANYAMGVLEQIVEAGKKYNLTPYGTETMHVLRAEKGFIIVGQDTDGSMTPDDLNMSWCVGRNKAFSWIGLRGMNREDTTRDNRKQLVGLKPVDPNVWLPEGAQLVFDPKQPIPMDMVGHVTSSYAANSLGYSFAMGVVKGGLKRMGERVYSPQADGSVIEAEIVSSVFFDPKGERQNV
- a CDS encoding sarcosine oxidase subunit gamma codes for the protein MSAINVFQQNPGADAKAQSPLHHADLASLVGKGRKNAGVTLREKKFLGHLTLRGDGHDQAFAGGVHKALGLELPVALTVVANNEMSLQWVGPDEWLLIVPGGQEFTVEQKLRDALDGQHIQVVNVTGGQTLLELRGPNVRDVLMKSTSYDVHPNNFPVGKAVGTVFAKSQLVIRRTAEDTWELVIRRSFSDYWWLWLQDASAEYGLAIEA
- the purU gene encoding formyltetrahydrofolate deformylase, which produces MSRAPDTWILTADCPSMLGTVDVVTRHLYEQRCYVTEHHSFDDRLSGRFFIRVEFRAADGFDEEGFRAGLAERSEAFGMAFELTAPNHRPKVVIMVSKADHCLNDLLYRQRIGQLAMDVVAVVSNHPDLEPLAHWHKIPYYHFALDPNDKPAQERKVLQVIEESGAELVILARYMQVLSPELCRRLDGWAINIHHSLLPGFKGAKPYHQAYNKGVKMVGATAHYINNDLDEGPIIAQGVEVVDHSHYPEDLIAKGRDIECLTLARAVGYHIERRVFLNANRTVVL
- the fdhA gene encoding formaldehyde dehydrogenase, glutathione-independent, which encodes MSGNRGVVYLGAGKVEVQKIDYPKMQDPRGKKIEHGVILKVVSTNICGSDQHMVRGRTTAQVGLVLGHEITGEIVEMGRDVERLKIGDLVSVPFNVACGRCRSCKEMHTGVCLTVNPARAGGAYGYVDMGDWTGGQAEYVLVPYADFNLLKLPDRDKAMEKIRDLTCLSDILPTGYHGAVTAGVGPGSTVYVAGAGPVGLAAAASARLLGAACVIVGDLNPLRLAHAKSQGFEVVDLSKDTPLHEQIIDILGEPEVDCAVDAVGFEARGHGHEGAKHEAPATVLNSLMQVTRVAGKIGIPGLYVTEDPGAVDAAAKIGALSIRFGLGWAKSHSFHTGQTPTMKYNRQLMQAIMWDRINIAEVVGVQVISLDQAPEGYGEFDAGVPKKFVIDPHKTFSAA
- a CDS encoding RHS repeat-associated core domain-containing protein, producing the protein MAQQYKLKSGISLLASDMQGSILLHRQLSDERRLSYAPYGGFSAVLTKPLALGFNAQLREDTGHYLLGNGYRVFNPQLMRFISADHLSPFGGGGINSYMYCSGDPINNIDPSGHVVIKRPLGHLLDPIGIDQGRLFESFTENGKRMLNANKPVKLGTEYKEAISKGINESNALIEKFNRYNSRAHAQQYIAQEKQVETAQKTMARSTGSDRGERAHYNRASEAETTAQSQMKFLRAQYNFIGDWLELRAIQPSLQSDISKANQVLRLGES